One window of Medicago truncatula cultivar Jemalong A17 chromosome 2, MtrunA17r5.0-ANR, whole genome shotgun sequence genomic DNA carries:
- the LOC112419440 gene encoding F-box/kelch-repeat protein At3g23880-like has product MFRDNFISISHSYYDDTSLILHQVVYNSGWTVSFLHLLSSQSFENRLKLDLPTPLQQEDAIFYIRGSSTNNGTLCLSNADDSTLVLWNPTTDEIVVIPPSPMESVSPYWSTLISFHGFGYDHVRDDYKIIRCIDYFPLSERDLFYLNLPEEAQSEKIFYNTVWEIYSLRCNTWEKLDVNMPSDINKHILYTNDGICHWLSNDDQLLLVSFDLSSYVYFTTSKPITIPTRGMAAKSVVLNGSIALISWYPKTTTFDISILGELGVE; this is encoded by the coding sequence ATGTTCAGGGATAATTTCATATCTATTTCTCACTCCTACTACGATGATACATCACTTATCCTACACCAGGTTGTCTATAACAGTGGCTGGACCGTGTCCTTTTTGCATTTACTGTCTAGTCAGAGCTTTGAGAATAGACTTAAATTGGACTTGCCAACTCCACTTCAACAAGAGGACGCTATCTTTTATATTAGGGGTTCTAGCACTAATAACGGAACCCTTTGTCTTTCCAATGCAGATGACAGTACACTTGTATTGTGGAATCCAACAACAGATGAAATCGTTGTCATTCCTCCCAGTCCTATGGAGTCTGTGTCACCTTATTGGAGCACTTTGATTTCTTTTCATGGATTTGGTTATGACCATGTTAGAGATGACTATAAGATTATTAGGTGTATAGATTATTTTCCATTAAGTGAAAGAGATCTTTTTTATCTCAATCTACCAGAAGAAGCGCAAtcggaaaaaatattttacaatactGTATGGGAGATTTATAGTTTAAGATGTAACACTTGGGAAAAACTTGATGTCAATATGCCTTCGGatataaacaaacatatattatacaCGAATGATGGAATTTGTCATTGGTTGAGTAATGATGATCAACTTTTGTTGGTATCGTTTGACCTCAGCAGCTATGTGTATTTTACAACAAGCAAGCCCATAACAATACCCACAAGAGGTATGGCGGCAAAATCGGTGGTGTTAAATGGGTCCATCGCTTTGATCTCTTGGTATCCAAAAACGACTACCTTTGACATATCGATTTTAGGTGAACTTGGTGTTGAGTGA
- the LOC11408668 gene encoding NAD(P)H dehydrogenase (quinone) FQR1 → MAVKLYIVYYSMYGHVEKLAEEIKKGAASVEGVEAKLWQVPETLQEEVLGKMSAPPKSDVPLITPNELSEGDGFVFGFPTRFGMMAAQFKAFLDATGGLWKAQSLAGKPAGIFYSTGSQGGGQETTALTAITQLVHHGMIFVPIGYTFGAGMFEMEQVKGGSPYGAGTYAGDGSRQPSELELQQAFHQGKYLATITKKLKEAA, encoded by the exons ATGGCTGTCAAACTTTACATCGT ATACTACTCCATGTACGGACATGTGGAGAAACTAGCAGAAGAAATAAAGAAAGGTGCTGCTTCTGTGGAAGGCGTTGAGGCCAAATTATGGCAG GTACCTGAGACACTGCAAGAGGAGGTGCTTGGAAAGATGAGTGCACCACCCAAGAGTGATGTACCACTCATCACACCAAATGAACTGTCTGAGGGTGATGGTTTTGTCTTTGGCTTCCCAACAAGATTTGGAATGATGGCTGCTCAATTCAAAGCTTTTCTTGATGCTACTGGTGGTTTGTGGAAAGCACAATCGCTTGCAGGCAAGCCTGCCGGAATCTTCTACAGCACTGGTTCTCAAGGTGGAGGACAAGAGACTACAGC GCTTACTGCTATTACTCAGCTGGTTCATCATGGAATGATATTTGTTCCAATCGGTTATACATTCGGAGCCGGCATGTTTGAGATGGAGCAAGTGAAAGGTGGGAGTCCATATGGTGCAGGAACATACGCCGGTGATGGTTCAAGACAGCCAAGTGAGCTTGAATTGCAGCAAGCATTCCATCAAGGGAAATATCTTGCAACCATCACAAAGAAGCTTAAGGAAGCTGCATAA